One Campylobacter concisus DNA segment encodes these proteins:
- a CDS encoding N-acetylmuramoyl-L-alanine amidase family protein, with protein MKRAIILFFIVCNFLFAATNSEIFAKFDKNFASSSRSAKIKFHNDVKDIYVDAIIKNDKNIKKQALARLITSSKSLGFDSSGYIKDLNALNGIKSASTPSTTLTLLSATKVNDTLVLKFNTKIDTAKLKTSFLKQQNTYKNIMDIDGRLNGNPLTYKNFISDYIHISQYDKNTVRVIFSDKVQKTIKANATSDLLIISTQNFISNENVKTSLYKTKNKNEEVPHKEPEPNLKPQPAQSEPAAAPLPPVATGKFSRNKTIVIDPGHGGTDPGAVNGKLQEKTAVLGVAKKLGDILKARGYKVYFTRSTDVFINLRTRTKFANDKMADLFVSIHANAAPNATKAKSMHGIETFFLSPARSERSKNAAALENKSDIEEMNYFSQQTFLNVLNREKIIASNKLGIDIQKEILASARKVYAASDGSVREAPFWVLVGALMPAVLVEIGYITHPVEGEKLFNDAYQNALANGIANGIDGYFAKNR; from the coding sequence ATGAAACGAGCGATAATACTCTTTTTTATTGTTTGTAATTTTCTTTTTGCTGCAACAAATTCAGAGATATTTGCAAAATTTGATAAAAATTTTGCCAGCTCAAGCAGAAGTGCAAAGATTAAATTCCACAACGATGTAAAAGACATCTATGTCGACGCGATCATAAAAAACGATAAAAATATAAAAAAACAAGCACTCGCAAGACTCATAACCAGCTCAAAATCGCTTGGTTTTGATTCAAGTGGGTATATAAAAGATCTAAATGCACTAAATGGCATAAAGAGCGCCAGTACGCCTAGTACTACTTTGACACTGCTTAGTGCAACCAAGGTAAATGACACTTTAGTGCTTAAGTTTAATACAAAAATTGATACTGCAAAATTAAAAACATCCTTTTTAAAGCAACAAAATACATATAAAAACATTATGGATATCGATGGTAGATTAAATGGTAATCCGCTAACTTATAAAAATTTCATATCTGATTATATTCACATCTCGCAGTACGATAAAAACACTGTTAGAGTTATTTTTTCTGATAAGGTCCAAAAGACTATAAAAGCAAATGCAACAAGTGATTTACTCATAATAAGTACACAAAATTTTATCTCAAACGAAAATGTAAAAACATCACTTTATAAAACTAAAAACAAAAACGAAGAAGTGCCACACAAAGAGCCTGAGCCAAATTTAAAGCCACAGCCTGCACAAAGTGAGCCAGCGGCAGCGCCTTTGCCACCAGTTGCGACTGGTAAATTTTCACGCAACAAAACGATCGTCATTGATCCGGGTCATGGTGGCACTGATCCAGGTGCAGTAAATGGCAAACTGCAAGAAAAAACAGCCGTTTTAGGCGTAGCCAAAAAGCTTGGTGACATACTAAAAGCGCGTGGCTACAAGGTCTATTTTACTAGATCAACCGATGTCTTTATAAATTTAAGAACAAGAACAAAATTTGCAAATGATAAGATGGCTGATCTATTTGTTTCCATTCACGCAAATGCCGCTCCAAATGCCACAAAGGCAAAGAGTATGCACGGCATTGAGACATTTTTCTTATCGCCTGCAAGAAGCGAACGTAGTAAAAACGCAGCCGCGCTTGAAAATAAATCAGATATCGAAGAGATGAACTACTTTTCGCAGCAGACGTTTCTAAACGTGCTAAACCGCGAGAAGATCATTGCGTCAAATAAGCTTGGCATCGATATCCAAAAAGAAATTTTAGCAAGTGCTAGAAAAGTCTATGCTGCAAGTGACGGCAGTGTGAGAGAGGCGCCGTTTTGGGTACTTGTTGGTGCTCTTATGCCAGCAGTTCTTGTTGAGATCGGCTATATCACGCATCCAGTTGAGGGCGAAAAGCTCTTTAATGATGCATATCAAAATGCCCTTGCAAACGGCATAGCAAACGGCATAGATGGATATTTCGCAAAAAATAGATGA
- the putP gene encoding sodium/proline symporter PutP — protein sequence MSFGSYLAIAIYFGFLLFIGRYFYDKNASMNEYLLDNRRMGPVVTALSAGASDMSGWMLLGVPGALYATGIANVWMIIGLIIGAYCNYLFLAKRLRIYTEVASDSITIPDFLENRFKDRTKILRIISGLIILIFFTLYVSSGIIAGGKTFESFFGLKFAYGAVFTLVIVVFYTFFGGFKAVSITDAFQGLLMFCVLVSIPVVAYLNLDLPSDTNLLKEISKLDANHLNPFRDQTFWGILGLMAWGFGYFGQPHIIVRFMAIRDSKELAKARRIGIGWMTIGLLGAIMSGLIGFVYFSQRGGLSDPETVFLKLGELLFPPFFIGIIISAVLSAIMSTISSQLLVTSSSVTKDFIFAFYKKEISQNTQTAISRYAVVVVAIVATILAFISTDNVLNVVGNAWAGFGASFGPVLLFSLYWKRMSALGALTGMIAGGATVIFWITSGLNVYVYEILPGIIASCIAIISVSIWGDAINKMTSEPHEQVIKDEFEKMKTRL from the coding sequence ATGAGCTTTGGGTCTTATTTAGCCATCGCCATCTATTTTGGCTTTTTGCTCTTTATCGGACGATATTTCTACGATAAAAATGCAAGTATGAACGAGTATCTGCTAGATAACCGTCGAATGGGTCCAGTGGTTACTGCACTTAGTGCTGGTGCTTCTGATATGAGTGGTTGGATGCTACTTGGCGTGCCCGGAGCATTATACGCAACTGGCATAGCAAATGTGTGGATGATAATCGGTCTTATCATTGGAGCTTACTGCAACTATCTATTTTTAGCAAAGAGGCTTAGAATTTATACTGAGGTTGCGAGTGATAGCATCACGATACCAGACTTTTTAGAAAATCGCTTTAAAGATAGGACTAAAATTTTAAGAATCATCTCTGGTCTTATCATTTTGATCTTTTTCACACTTTATGTAAGTAGCGGCATTATCGCTGGCGGAAAGACATTTGAGAGCTTTTTTGGTTTAAAATTTGCCTACGGAGCGGTCTTTACACTTGTCATTGTGGTCTTTTACACATTTTTTGGTGGGTTTAAAGCAGTTAGTATAACTGACGCATTTCAGGGGCTTTTGATGTTTTGTGTCCTAGTCTCAATCCCAGTCGTGGCATATCTAAATTTAGACTTGCCAAGCGATACAAATTTACTAAAAGAGATAAGCAAGCTTGATGCAAATCACCTAAATCCATTTAGAGATCAAACTTTTTGGGGAATTTTAGGACTTATGGCTTGGGGATTTGGCTACTTTGGACAGCCACATATCATCGTTAGATTTATGGCGATACGCGACTCAAAAGAGCTTGCTAAAGCAAGAAGAATAGGCATTGGCTGGATGACGATCGGCCTACTAGGCGCAATTATGAGCGGACTTATCGGCTTTGTCTACTTTAGTCAAAGAGGCGGACTTAGCGATCCTGAGACTGTATTTTTAAAGCTTGGCGAGTTACTTTTCCCACCATTTTTTATAGGCATTATCATCTCAGCTGTGCTTTCAGCGATTATGAGTACTATCTCAAGTCAGCTTTTAGTTACATCTAGCTCGGTAACAAAGGACTTTATCTTTGCATTCTATAAAAAAGAGATTAGTCAAAATACACAAACGGCGATCAGTCGCTATGCTGTCGTAGTAGTGGCCATAGTTGCTACAATACTTGCCTTTATCTCGACAGATAATGTCCTAAACGTAGTTGGCAACGCTTGGGCTGGATTTGGTGCGAGCTTTGGACCAGTGCTACTTTTTAGCCTTTACTGGAAGCGCATGAGTGCACTTGGAGCACTCACTGGTATGATAGCTGGAGGCGCGACCGTAATATTTTGGATCACTTCGGGGCTAAACGTTTATGTTTATGAAATTTTACCTGGCATCATAGCTTCTTGTATAGCGATCATTAGCGTAAGTATCTGGGGAGATGCAATAAATAAAATGACGAGCGAACCTCACGAGCAAGTCATAAAAGATGAATTTGAAAAGATGAAAACAAGGCTTTAA
- a CDS encoding nitronate monooxygenase: MELKPLKIGKYEIKYPIFQGGMGLGISWDKLAGNVSLEGGLGIISSVGTGYYENRKFINKELNAKPFGSENFYSTRGLRAIIENARKICGDLPLGVNIMYAANDYARVVKDACEAGINIIVSGAGLPTNLPEFTQNFKEVALVPIISSAKALKIICKRWLQRYDRLPDAVVLEGPLSGGHQGFTYEQCLDPEFSLFNLIPQVKAEIKEWGDFPLIAAGGIWDKNDIEKAISLGADGVQMGTRFIGTHECDADIGFKEVILAAEEKDIELIKSPVGYPARGIRTNLINLVEKRMGPKIQCISNCVSPCQRGKGAKEVGYCIADRLFDSFSGKKETGLFFTGANGYKLKELISVKELMHKLVHGE; this comes from the coding sequence ATGGAGTTAAAGCCATTAAAAATAGGAAAATATGAGATAAAGTATCCGATATTTCAAGGCGGTATGGGACTTGGTATCAGCTGGGACAAACTAGCTGGCAACGTCAGCCTTGAAGGCGGTCTTGGAATAATCAGCTCAGTTGGCACAGGATATTATGAAAATCGTAAATTTATAAACAAAGAGCTGAATGCAAAGCCATTTGGAAGTGAAAATTTCTACTCAACAAGAGGTCTTAGAGCAATTATTGAGAATGCACGAAAAATTTGTGGAGATTTGCCACTTGGCGTAAATATAATGTACGCTGCAAATGATTACGCAAGAGTGGTAAAAGACGCTTGTGAAGCTGGTATAAATATCATCGTATCAGGTGCTGGACTACCTACTAATTTGCCAGAATTTACACAAAATTTTAAAGAGGTTGCGCTAGTTCCTATTATCTCAAGTGCAAAAGCACTAAAGATCATCTGCAAGCGCTGGCTACAAAGATATGACCGCTTGCCAGATGCTGTTGTGCTTGAAGGACCACTAAGCGGTGGACACCAGGGCTTTACTTACGAGCAGTGCCTTGATCCTGAGTTTTCGCTATTTAATCTAATCCCACAAGTAAAGGCCGAGATAAAAGAGTGGGGCGACTTTCCGCTCATCGCAGCTGGTGGAATTTGGGATAAAAATGATATAGAAAAAGCAATATCGCTTGGAGCAGACGGCGTTCAAATGGGTACACGCTTCATCGGAACTCATGAGTGCGACGCGGATATTGGCTTTAAAGAGGTGATACTAGCAGCCGAGGAAAAGGACATAGAGCTTATAAAAAGTCCAGTTGGCTATCCGGCTCGTGGAATTAGAACAAATTTGATAAATTTGGTAGAAAAAAGGATGGGACCAAAGATCCAGTGTATAAGCAACTGCGTGAGCCCTTGTCAAAGGGGCAAAGGGGCTAAAGAGGTTGGATATTGCATCGCTGATAGGCTGTTTGACTCATTTAGTGGCAAAAAAGAGACTGGGTTATTTTTCACGGGAGCAAATGGATATAAACTAAAAGAACTAATAAGCGTAAAAGAGCTAATGCACAAGCTGGTACATGGTGAATGA
- a CDS encoding amino acid ABC transporter permease, with the protein MKAQNLAKFLFFIIIVSLGAYFFYPRDLSEAQEIAYIKSYGVTLGLTIGGIAIGITLGFTLAFIKFLNIKVLNFIIDEYIDILRGTPVILQLLIFSVVIFATWSDNFYVALIALGLNSSAYVAEIVRSGINSVDKGQMEAARAMGLNYYVSMREIVFPQATKNILPALANEFISLFKETSVVGYISVVDITMQSKSLQAVFYSPEPVIFTGIVYYVSVKFFTLLTKLLERRLNRHD; encoded by the coding sequence TTGAAGGCTCAAAATTTAGCTAAATTTCTATTTTTTATAATAATTGTCTCACTTGGAGCATATTTTTTCTATCCAAGAGATCTTAGTGAGGCTCAAGAGATCGCTTATATCAAAAGCTATGGAGTGACTTTAGGGCTTACTATAGGCGGTATTGCCATAGGCATAACACTTGGATTTACCTTGGCATTTATTAAATTTTTAAATATTAAAGTCTTAAATTTTATAATTGATGAGTATATCGATATCTTACGTGGAACGCCTGTAATACTTCAACTTTTAATATTTTCAGTTGTCATTTTTGCAACATGGAGTGATAATTTTTATGTAGCTCTCATCGCACTTGGACTAAATAGCTCTGCTTATGTGGCCGAGATCGTGCGAAGTGGCATAAACAGCGTGGATAAAGGACAAATGGAAGCGGCTCGTGCGATGGGCCTAAACTACTATGTTTCGATGCGCGAGATAGTTTTTCCACAAGCTACAAAAAATATCTTGCCAGCTCTTGCAAATGAGTTTATATCGTTATTTAAAGAGACATCAGTCGTGGGTTATATAAGTGTCGTTGATATTACGATGCAAAGTAAGAGCTTGCAAGCGGTCTTTTATAGTCCAGAGCCAGTCATTTTTACAGGCATTGTCTATTATGTGAGTGTTAAATTTTTTACACTTTTGACAAAACTACTTGAGAGGAGATTAAACCGCCATGATTGA
- the mnmC gene encoding bifunctional tRNA (5-methylaminomethyl-2-thiouridine)(34)-methyltransferase MnmD/FAD-dependent 5-carboxymethylaminomethyl-2-thiouridine(34) oxidoreductase MnmC yields MKNANLSFKGQIPFNEEFGDIYFNTDKPWLESEFVFASALDEIWQSKDSFIVAETGFGAGLNFFTICKKFKNSFKKLHFVSIEKTTIKKDDLLKIYENLGIFKAYARKLVSLYPPLISGIHRINFGPNITLDLCYGEAKEILPELDFNADIWFLDGFAPSKNGSIWSEEIFREIARLSRVGTIARTYSCAKIVKDGLKSAGFLLSLKEGYAKKRQMSSAVLEKKDENLKDAWFARCEPLAKPKNKTALIIGAGVAGLATAGELAKNGFKVVIAEAKGEVATNGSGNHCGALMPLVTKPGVNLGRMHLNAFLQAVRFYKATLPKSLIKFNGCIDYAFDDELIKRYGSWQTQSVEDIFKFDENLKPYPGVFIKDGAYARPREICKFLSSNFEILFNHEYESRAHLQNGKISVKFKNGKNLETDILVFCTGSKSSEIFKDYDMQISSVRGQVTHLKPVLKNAMPLSAKGYICPTIKGVQVIGATYTRNEICDTPKVEDNTKNLSDVSEFFDTTKAAIVGSRVGYRSYSGDRFPIIGALHDEEFYKQNYKGLFWSKNKDNNPKASYEKNVFVNFAHGSRGLGTAILGANLIADLVLDRPLCIERSLFHELHPARFLIRKLKKGLKL; encoded by the coding sequence ATGAAAAATGCAAATTTAAGCTTCAAGGGACAAATTCCATTTAACGAGGAGTTTGGCGATATCTATTTTAATACCGACAAACCTTGGCTTGAGAGCGAATTTGTCTTTGCAAGCGCACTTGATGAAATTTGGCAGAGCAAAGATAGCTTCATAGTCGCTGAGACAGGATTTGGTGCCGGGCTAAATTTCTTTACAATTTGTAAGAAATTTAAAAATAGTTTTAAAAAACTTCACTTTGTTAGTATCGAAAAAACCACTATTAAAAAAGATGATCTTTTAAAAATTTATGAAAATTTAGGCATTTTTAAAGCTTATGCTAGAAAGCTGGTTTCGCTCTATCCGCCGCTTATTTCTGGCATACACCGTATAAATTTTGGTCCAAACATCACCCTTGATCTTTGCTACGGTGAGGCTAAAGAAATTTTACCTGAGCTTGATTTTAACGCTGACATCTGGTTTCTAGACGGCTTTGCTCCAAGCAAAAATGGCTCAATCTGGAGCGAAGAAATTTTTAGAGAGATCGCAAGACTAAGCAGGGTTGGTACTATTGCTAGAACCTATTCGTGCGCTAAAATAGTAAAAGACGGGCTAAAGAGCGCTGGCTTTCTACTAAGCCTAAAAGAGGGATACGCTAAAAAACGCCAGATGAGCAGCGCCGTGCTAGAAAAAAAGGATGAAAATTTAAAAGATGCTTGGTTTGCGAGATGCGAGCCACTGGCTAAGCCAAAAAACAAAACAGCGCTTATCATAGGAGCTGGCGTGGCTGGACTTGCAACAGCTGGCGAGCTAGCTAAAAATGGCTTTAAGGTTGTGATCGCCGAGGCAAAGGGCGAAGTGGCGACAAATGGCTCAGGTAATCACTGTGGTGCTTTGATGCCGCTAGTTACCAAGCCCGGGGTAAATTTAGGCCGCATGCACTTAAACGCATTTTTGCAAGCAGTGAGATTTTACAAGGCAACTTTGCCAAAAAGTCTTATCAAATTTAACGGCTGCATCGACTACGCATTTGATGATGAGTTAATTAAAAGATATGGCTCATGGCAAACTCAAAGCGTAGAGGATATTTTTAAATTTGATGAGAACTTAAAGCCATATCCTGGGGTATTTATAAAAGATGGTGCATACGCTAGGCCAAGAGAAATTTGTAAATTTCTCTCAAGCAACTTTGAAATTTTATTTAACCACGAGTATGAGAGTAGGGCGCACCTGCAAAATGGCAAGATAAGCGTTAAATTTAAAAATGGTAAAAATTTAGAGACCGATATTTTGGTCTTTTGCACTGGCAGTAAGAGCAGTGAAATTTTTAAGGACTACGACATGCAAATAAGTAGTGTCCGTGGCCAAGTCACGCACCTAAAACCAGTGCTAAAAAATGCCATGCCGCTAAGCGCAAAAGGCTACATCTGTCCAACCATAAAAGGCGTGCAAGTTATCGGCGCTACTTATACTAGAAATGAAATTTGCGATACGCCTAAAGTTGAGGATAATACTAAAAATTTAAGCGATGTAAGCGAGTTTTTTGACACCACAAAAGCCGCCATTGTCGGTTCACGTGTGGGATATAGAAGCTATAGTGGAGACAGATTTCCGATAATTGGCGCTTTGCATGATGAGGAATTTTACAAGCAAAACTACAAAGGGCTTTTTTGGAGTAAAAATAAAGATAACAATCCAAAAGCAAGCTACGAAAAGAATGTCTTTGTGAATTTTGCTCACGGCTCACGAGGTCTTGGCACAGCGATACTTGGAGCAAATTTGATAGCTGATCTTGTACTTGATCGCCCACTTTGTATAGAAAGATCACTATTTCACGAGCTTCATCCAGCTAGATTTTTGATAAGAAAACTAAAAAAGGGATTAAAACTTTAA
- the tyrS gene encoding tyrosine--tRNA ligase yields MQDIAEILQEIKRGVAEIIDFERVENLIKNYYEKGENFYVKAGFDPTAPDLHLGHTVVLNKMALLQKHGAIVQFLIGDFTAQIGDPTGKSATRKKLDQETVLKNAKTYEEQVFKILDPKKTVIMFNSKWSNELGAAGMIELTSTFSVARMLERDDFEKRIKSGSPISICEFMYPLLQGYDSVAMKCDIEMGGTDQKFNLLMGRTLQRTYNVGKEQAVIMMPLLEGLDGVNKMSKSLGNYIGVTENANDMFAKTLSISDELMWRWYELLSTKSLGEIENLMNDVKNGKYHPKKAKEDLAYEITARYHGEEAAKVAMAEFNSVHSQNQLPTDIKEFSLKAPAWIVEALSQCELSESNSQARRDIKANAVSINQEKISDEQLKLEAGEYILQVGKRKFAKVKVE; encoded by the coding sequence ATGCAAGATATAGCTGAAATTTTACAAGAGATAAAACGCGGTGTTGCCGAGATTATTGACTTTGAAAGAGTTGAGAATTTAATAAAAAACTATTATGAAAAAGGTGAAAATTTCTATGTAAAGGCTGGCTTTGATCCAACTGCTCCAGACCTTCACTTGGGACACACAGTCGTTTTAAACAAGATGGCACTTCTTCAAAAACATGGCGCGATCGTGCAGTTTTTAATAGGCGATTTTACCGCTCAAATAGGCGATCCAACCGGCAAATCAGCCACCAGAAAGAAGCTAGATCAAGAGACGGTTTTAAAAAACGCTAAAACCTACGAAGAGCAAGTTTTTAAAATTTTAGATCCAAAAAAGACCGTGATAATGTTTAACTCAAAATGGTCAAATGAGCTTGGAGCTGCTGGAATGATAGAGCTAACTAGCACATTTTCAGTCGCTAGAATGCTAGAGCGCGATGATTTTGAAAAAAGGATAAAATCTGGTAGTCCAATTTCAATTTGTGAATTTATGTATCCACTTCTTCAAGGTTATGATAGTGTTGCGATGAAGTGCGACATCGAGATGGGCGGTACGGATCAGAAATTTAACCTTCTAATGGGTAGAACTTTGCAGAGGACTTATAACGTCGGCAAAGAGCAAGCTGTCATCATGATGCCACTTCTTGAGGGGCTTGATGGTGTAAATAAGATGAGCAAAAGTCTTGGAAATTATATCGGCGTAACTGAAAATGCAAATGATATGTTTGCAAAAACGCTTAGTATAAGCGATGAGCTAATGTGGCGTTGGTACGAACTTTTAAGCACAAAAAGCCTTGGCGAGATAGAAAATTTAATGAACGATGTAAAAAACGGCAAGTATCATCCAAAAAAAGCAAAAGAGGACCTTGCTTACGAGATAACAGCGAGATATCATGGCGAGGAGGCTGCAAAAGTTGCGATGGCTGAGTTTAATAGCGTGCACTCTCAAAATCAGCTCCCAACTGATATCAAAGAATTTAGCCTAAAAGCACCGGCGTGGATAGTGGAAGCTTTATCGCAGTGTGAGCTAAGTGAGTCAAATTCTCAAGCAAGACGCGACATAAAGGCAAATGCAGTTAGCATTAATCAAGAAAAGATTAGCGACGAGCAGTTAAAATTAGAGGCAGGTGAATATATCTTGCAAGTCGGTAAGCGTAAATTTGCAAAAGTAAAGGTTGAATAG